Genomic window (Alligator mississippiensis isolate rAllMis1 chromosome 4, rAllMis1, whole genome shotgun sequence):
TCATGTGCTCAGAAGGAAACACAGCCTCGGGCTGTGGCACCCAGCGGGACCCGCTGCCAGCTGCTGGTGGGGCTCCACTGGAAGCCTGCGTCCGGCTATGGATGCTGCGTTTTGTGGAGGACGCGGAGACGAGGCAGCGGCTCGGTGGTGCCGGAcagcggtggggtgggggctgcacaaGGAAAGGGTGAAGGAAGGAGGCATGCTATGTCTGGAGAAAAGGTGCGGACTCGGGGTGGGGGCTGCGCTAGCATCTCCCGCTAGAACCAGAAAcgcggctggaagggaccgtggGAGGCACctggctctcccctaccctgggggtcttcaagaggaggttagatgagtatctagctggggtcctctagacccagcactctttcctgcttatgcagggggtcggactcgatgatctattgaggtcccttccgaccctaacatctatgaatctatgaatctatcctgATGGGCAGGTGCCTCTCTTGAAGGGCAACCTGTCTACTAATTAGCTAATTTGCCAACTCCtcagtaaagtacatgtgtagatgcaccccagaATGATTAGTAGTATGGATGggtttccatatgaggagagactaaagaggctaggcctattcagtttagaaaagaaatgCTTCAGGAGGGGTCATGATAaggatttacaaaatactaaatggggaagagaaagtaaatagtgatttattatttactctctctgaTGATACAAAAACTAGGgatcacaaaatgaaacttgTAGGGAGTAAATTTAAAACTAACCAAAGGAAGTTCTTTTCcacacaatgggtgtgtctacatgtgcaattaatgcaaagcaataaactgctctggggttttttgtttccagccacaccatttgaatgtgtgcctgggactgtagcacattgaactgggttggagcagcccgagctggcaggggaccctggaggtcaacctgccagcctggggctgctcccccctcagctcaatgtgctgaagagggcctggctggggcatgtgctctagtgtggggctagccggcaggcagcccctgcattgaagcacctccatgcctggccagccaggaaAACATCTACATATGTACTACCGTgcagtaaaaaactccacagctgcaggatagtatttgtatttagtAGTGCTatcttactgcagagttaattagtttaatccagcctaataggggcacacatgtagatgcacatttattgtggagttaattagtttactccccagtaaacttctcatgtagTAATTAAAGTATGGAACTCAGTACCACAAGATGATTGGGAAGTTGCCAGTTCAACCAAATTCAAagaagggattggacaaattcttggaggaaaggggcaccaGTAGCTATAGAGCATGTGAATGAGGGGTACaacctctgaattagaacttcctagaccttaaatgctggacactgcaagtgagaaaggaacagtggaaaacACTCTCATCATTCCCAGTTCACTTTCCTTTTCAGCACCTCTCTGGCACTGAGAAACACAGACCTATTTGATGTACCGTGGGCCATGGACTTGTGCCCATCATGGAAAACAATAAGCCTCCCTTACTAACAGGCCACTGGGAACATGCCAACTGATTAACTGGgacatttaaaaagcaaatgagGATGGGAATGAGGCCATAGGTTAATAACAAGGAACCCAGAAGGGAACACTGAACAGAGCACACTAGCCACAGACCACTGCCCCAGGACTGAGTCAAGGGAGCCTGTGGCCACTAATCAGTGAAACAGTGCTTAGAGACATGAATGAAGGAGTGACAGGCAGGCAGCTCTATATTCACCTGGGTTTCCCACAGCTtgagcctccttcctggttttATAGATGGCCTGTTTGGCCAGAGCCAGTggaaggttgaccaggaggtcttGGTGCTTGGTGGGGCTGTAGATGGGGACTGTAAACAAAAAAAGGCGTGGGGAATAGTGTGGCCATCCTCAGTAGGAGGTTCTGTAGGAGGCgggaaaggggctgcagcctggcatatTCCAAGTAGGCATGTCTGGGCCATGTCTGCTCACAGAAGGGACAGGTGTTGAGGGTGTCAGTGAAGTGTGCCAGATACATGCCCAAGGCAGTGGCTTTGTGAAGGTGCTGCCAGCTGAGTTCCTCAGTGGCTCGTGACATTAAGATAGAATATAGACTTGTCCACCGGGGACCCTTGTCCTTGCTGAGTGTCCCGCCACTTCATGTCCAGGTGAGACATAAGCATGGGATGGTGGAGGGTTTGGACCACAAACATGTAGAGCTGTTGGTGATGTGCAGTTTGGAAGTGGACTGGTttggtgtcccccagcctgctaAGATGGTGAGATGgggagctccatggagcctgctgagTCAGGGCCCCCACAATgagctcaggagggctgggggatacCAAAGGTAGGTCAAATGCAGGATTATtattgtgcttttaggatcagtGAGTATTTTCCTTGATAAATGAGGTAGGATGACAGATAAGCTCAAAAGGTTTATTCAGCAACATCATACCAATCTTACTATTACTGCAGATTGCCAGGAAAAGATTTGTTAACAGAGGTAGTATGTAGCAATGTGAAATGCTTTGCCCCAGTCTAGTCCATGTGTCCTGGTACTGAAGAATTAGTTAAAACTCTTAACTTCCACTACACATCTAGAACTAGGATGCTACTTGCAGGAGAACTATGGGACCAATTATGCCAGGTTTTCTCACTGGATAGTACTTCCATGAGAAATGTTTCAGGCTGCCCCCTAAAGCTACAGCTCCCAGGGAATGGAGGTGCAGAACATAGCCCAGTAACTCTATACTATGGGAACAAACACTCAGATGAGGAATCTCTGTTAGGATTAGGGAAACCAGGAAGCTGAATGTTTGCTTCTCTTCCTACAGGAACGGAGAATAGTTTTTTACTGAGGGCCAAATCATGCAGCAGTTTATATACACCTCACTCTGCAGATCAAATTCCCCTTCAGCATTTTACGTTCCTTTATGTGTTTCATACTTGGTTTTCTGACCCAGGGCCAAAGTCATGAGCACAATGCTGCACACTTTCCTTGATGTTAGACTTGTGAGGAAGGTGAACAAACTGGATCATTTTGTCCCAGCTTAACTCCATTAGGCAGGCACCTTTCAAAATCCCACCTTTCAAAATCCCAACAGAGTAACATAACCAATGAAAAGAAGCATTCACCACTTGAAGATGTGTATGGTTTAGTAACTGTCCACCGCGCGCTTCAGGGATCCAACCCTGGAGGTTATGGCTTCCCACTCAGTGATCCTCCTGTACTCTCTGGGTCTCAGGAGGTACTGTCGTCCTCGGTAGTTTGGCTGCTCATAGAAAATCCAGTATCCTTCCAAAACTTGGCAAGACTGGATATCTCCATAATGAAATACTTCATGGAGAGAAGGACAGTCATGCATGAACTCCATCATCCTGCCTCCAAAGTCAGTCTTCTCATAAATTtggatcctgctggtgcccttgaACTGTGGCAAACACACAAGGATATGGGATGTAAGCAACAGTTGTCTGTCTGTAGGTCATTCTGCTTTTAAGTCACTAATGAAAAGTAAATGAAAGATCCCGTTTGCTTAATCAGTTAAAAAAGGCCTCATTCATTCCTTACTCAGTAGTGAATTAGACCCTTTTTCCTTCAGAGCTACACAAAATGAACCCGAGCAGATGTCAATGAAGTGACATTGGTTTACATTATTTGGGAACTGAGTCTTGTTTGTATGTATTTTATCTTCCTTTAGGAACAGACAGGATAGGGTAAGTGGTACCTGGATGGCCAGTGTGTGCCTAAGCTAACAGTTTTCTAAACATGAATATGGTCCAGGGCATGggataattttatttatttatttgtgtgttaGATTTGTAAACTATCCTTCCCCAAAATAGGTTCAGGGAAACTTACAATGAAAGACAGTATGTGTTACAGAAGCAGGATATTAATATAAGAAAGTAGAAAATAAAACTCTTCTCCCAAAGATCCCtggaaattcaaagcaaacccCACTTTACTCACTCTCAATCTCTCAGCTTTTACAAGGATAAGGGCACTAGATAAAGGTTTTGGGGGACTGGTTTCTTTAGATGACTCTGTTCATTTTCCCAAATTTAAACATTATATCCAGAGAGAAACTACATACCTGGCACAACATAGACAATTTCACCAGAAATGGTTTATGTCTGACTCAGatataaaaaatggaaaacaagatCTTCAACTGGGGTGTATCAGGAAACCTTAGTAATAGGAAGAGCTATCAGCCATTCATAACACAATGACAGAGTAAAGGAGGGTCTTGTGATTGAGGCATTAAACATGAACTCAAGTAATACTTGGTCCAACTTGAAGCTCTGctacaaactcctctgtgacctccactggcctgctttctgcatTCTTAGGCAGCTAAGCCACTTTTGAAATCTGCCTCAAACTTATCACCCTTCTGTGTCCTTCTCTATCCTGGCCTTCTCTCTCAGTCAAGACTGCAGGGTTTCTAGGGCTGGGACTGTGTCTGCAGCACCCAGCATAGGGAGGCCTGAGCTTGGCAGAGTCCACTCACTGTGTTTTCATACCAGTAAGAGTCAACCACAGCAATGCCAGTGAATTTACCTGTGGGATTAGGATGCAGGACCTGATGGAGTCATTGAATCCCATCCACTGCTGGTAGTCTGAGTATCTTCCCCTCTTCAGGAAGTACTGATGGCCTGTGCAGTTGCTGCGCTCGTAGATCATCCAACAGCCACTTTCCACCCTGATGGAGTTGCAGCGGTTTAGGTAAGGCTGCATATCTGGCTGATCTGAAGTAACCTCATAGGAGTGGCCCTCAAAGTTTCTGCCCTCATAGAAAATGATCTGCATAAAAATGAAAGGTAACACTCATAATATTAGAAAGCCTTGGTTTTAAACAGTGGCTCTGGCCTTCTGGTTCTGCAACCTTGACTTTCTGGTTCTGATCTACAATCTTTCCGAAGCAGTGGAAAGGCTTGCACTGTCCTCACTGTGTATCAGGGCTAAAAAATCATCAGGATACATGGATGCAGAAAAAAGTAATGATTTTcccctgatctggccacagaaagcagacTAC
Coding sequences:
- the LOC102567470 gene encoding gamma-crystallin B; the encoded protein is MAKIIFYEGRNFEGHSYEVTSDQPDMQPYLNRCNSIRVESGCWMIYERSNCTGHQYFLKRGRYSDYQQWMGFNDSIRSCILIPQGTSRIQIYEKTDFGGRMMEFMHDCPSLHEVFHYGDIQSCQVLEGYWIFYEQPNYRGRQYLLRPREYRRITEWEAITSRVGSLKRAVDSY